The genomic region CCAGGTTTTGTGGTTAGCATTGGCACGCACAACTTTGAACGTGTATGGAAAGATGATGGCATCAAAGAACCTTTCATCAGTATCTTTATATGGACGGTTATTTTCTCGGTATGTACTGTGGCGTTCACACTGGTTATCGGCCTTGTGCTTGCAAACATCGTACAGTGGGAAGAGCTGAAAGGTCGTTCTATCTATCGTGTTCTACTGATTCTGCCTTACGCCGTACCAGCGTTCATCTCGATTCTTATCTTTAAGGGTCTATTCAACCAGAGCTTTGGTGAGATCAACATGGTGCTTGAGAATATCTTCGGCTTGAGCCCGAACTGGTTCTCAGATCCGATTCTTGCGAAAACCATGGTGTTGATTGTTAACACATGGCTAGGCTTCCCTTACATGATGATTCTATGTATGGGTCTACTTAAAGCGATTCCTGATGATTTATACGAAGCGTCAGCGATCGATGGTGCGAACTTCCTTGATAACTTCAAGCGCATTACGTTCCCATTGATGATTAAACCGCTTACACCGCTATTGATTGCAGCGTTTGCCTTTAACTTCAACAACTTTGTAATGATTCAACTATTGACGAACGGTGGCCCGAACATGATTGGTACTTCTGAGCCAGCGGGTTACACAGACTTGCTTGTAAGCTACACCTACCGAATTGCATTCGAAGGCGGCGGCGGTCAAGACTTCGGTCTAGCAAGTGCTATCGCAACGCTTATCTTCCTATTGGTTGGTGCACTAGCGTTACTAAACCTTCGTTTCACTAAACTGTCTCAAGATTAAGGAGCACGACAATGGCTATGGTACAAGGTAAAGGCCTTAAATACCGAGTATGGGCAACGCATGCAGTGTTGTGGTGCTTCTTGGCAATGATTATCTTCCCACTACTGATGATTATCGCAATCTCATTCCGTGAAGGTAACTTCGCAACGGGTAGCTTGATTCCGGATAATCCATCTTTGGAGCACTGGAAGCTAGCATTGGGAATTTCAGTAACGAACGCAGATGGCTCGGTAACGCCACCTCCATTTCCTGTTCTAACTTGGTTATGGAACTCGGTTAAAGTAGCGGGTGTTACGTCTATTTTGATTGTGGCATTGTCTACGACATCGGCTTACGCATTTGCGCGTATGCGCTTCAAGGGTAAAGAAACAATCTTGAAAGCGATGATGATTTTCCAGATGTTCCCAGCAGTACTGGCTCTAGTCGCTATCTACGCGTTGTTTGACAAGCTTGGTCAGTACATCCCGTTCTTAGGCTTGAACACACATGGCGGTCTAATCTTCTCTTACCTTGGTGGTATTGCGCTGCACGTTTGGACTATTAAGGGTTACTTTGAGACGATTGATAACTCACTGGAAGAAGCTGCGGCGTTGGATGGTGCAACGCCTTGGCAAGCATTCAGACTGGTTCTATTACCGCTGTCTGTGCCAATTCTAGCAGTTGTGTTTATCCTATCTTTCATTGCGACAGTTGGTGAAGTTCCAGTAGCTTCTATTCTGTTAACTGATGTGAACTCTTATACGCTAGCAGTAGGTATGCAGCAGTACCTATACCCTCAGAACTACCTATGGGGTGACTTTGCGGCGGCGGCTGTACTATCAGCACTTCCGATTACTATCGTGTTCTTACTTGCTCAACGTTGGTTAGTTGGCGGTTTGACGGCAGGTGGTGTAAAAGGATAAGCTATACCCTATAAGAAAGACAAAGAGCGACCTTTTAGGTCGCTCTATATTGGCATTTTTATTACATCATTTGGTTTGGCCGCCGATCAGTAATAAAAATAACCCTCAGGTTACGCATAGCTGGCTACTAATCAGGTTCCTTACGCTATTAATGATTAGTGGTTTTTGTAACTCTAACCCAGGTATTTACTTGGGTTTTTTTATGCCTGCTGTTTTTAATCTTACTTTTGTGTCAGCTTTACTCGTCAACAGTGTGCCCAGCGTAAATTTTGTGTTTATAACGGCTTGAGCATTCAAAGTTTCGAGTCACTTCTCTCCTAAATATCGACCACATCATCCCGGTTACTTGAGGAAATGAACTAGTCTTACAAATCAGACATTCAGTATAAGGGGCTATTGGTCTATTGATATATTGCTAATATTCCATTGCGTGATACTTCAATGATTTGTATGCAACAACTACTGAAATTGCATAAAAAATGGATATAGACACAATTGTGTATTTTAGAGTTTTTCTCGTTATTTATTGTGTTTATATAAGTTATCTGGGGTATGTATTTTGTGAAGTGTTTGGTTGAATATTGAGTTAGAACTCTTTACTTGAAGGAGCACATCCAAGGTGTTGCAGTAGTACATAGATACTTTCTTGATCCAGTGCCACGCGACGAAACAAGTCCGCAAACGTCGAGTCACCACCGAAGCACGTCTGGATGTAGTGATTAATTTCATTACTGTCGTAGCCCTCGACGTACAAGGTTCTAACCCATTGATACTCAACAGCCTTCAAATTGTTCAGTGTAGCTTCGCTAAGAGTGGGGCGTGTAACGCTCAAGTGTGGCTCCGGGAAATTCAAATACATCCATTATGATTGGCGGTATTTAATCAGAGCTAAATGACGACTTTATGACAGTCAAAATAATTCTTTGAACTCGTGTTGATTCATTTCAACCTTTGGCTGAGTATCACGCTCTTATTGCCGCATGGGGCAACTGGTTTGGCTGTGTAGAGCGCTAAGGTATCAAATAAATCAATGCCAAGCAGGTGCTTGGCATTGTAATAAGGTTTGTAGGGGGCAGTCGTTGGTGGGCCTTACTTGAGGTACTTCACGTGAGCTTCCATCTCTTCACCAATCTGTTTTCGCATATTCATTAGGCGAATAGCCGAATCTCGCAATTCGATGTCTTCTGGAGTTTCTGGTATCCACTCTGGCACTTTCGTTGGGTTACCATTTTCATCGACCGCAACCATAATAACGATACAGTGAGTTGTTAGGCGGTTATTGAGCTCTTTAGGGTCACTTGCTTGCACGTCGATAGCTATATGCATTGAAGATGAGCCGGTATAGATGACTTTTGCACTTACCTCTACAAGGTTGCCTACGTGAATTGGGGCAACGAATCGAATTCCACCAGCATAGGCTGTTATACAGTATTTACCACTCCAACCTGCAGAACAAGCGTAGGCTGCTAAATCGATCCACTTCATTGCTGCACCACCATGAACTTTACCACCAAAGTTCACATCCCCAGGTTCAGCTAAAAAACGCAGAGTAACGTCTCGTTTTCCATCTTGTCGGCTATTGTTACTGCTCATCTATCTTCCTTCATTATTATTTTGCTGCATAACATGCTTGTTACTTGCTAATAACAATATACTTAAGATGACATAAGTTAAAGCGGATAATCTCACGGTTAAGATTATTTTTTTCAAACAAATGAGAAGTTGATGAATATTGGTGTTTAAAGGTGTATAGCAAAGTAAATGAAGTTATATCAAGCAAGAGATTCGAAATATTGTGACAGTCTCTAGAAAGGTCGATTGGAAAAAAAACACCTAGCATAGTGCTAGGTGTTTCTAAGCCGTTAGGTACTCATCGCGGTACCTTTATAATGTTAGCCAACTAACCGTTGTTTTATCTGGTCTCGTTAAAGTGATTCTATCTTTATTACCACCAAAGTGGTAGTTAAAAGTCTTTATTGCTGAGCTCACTTTTACTGTTGTATGAAGTATAGATCCTTCGCGTAGATATTTCCTTTCGGATTGTTGTTTGGGAAGCCTTTGAGAGTATTTCGCACTAATCGAGTGTGATTGTAGTGATGTATAGGCATAACTGCTGCAGATTCATTTAAAATAGACTCAGCATGCTGGTATAAAGCAAAGCGATTAGTCTGATCTTCCGTCTTACTTGCTTGCTGTAAAAGCTCATCGTAGTCTGGATTACAGAAACCGCTTTCGTTTGCTGTGTGATCGCAAGTGAATGCTTCTAGAAGAGCAGAGGGTTCCGGGTAATCGCCGAATGCCCATGAACGAGCAAGTTGATAGTCTCCGGTTCCTTTCGCTGCGACATACGCTTTCCATTCCATGTTTTGCAACTCAACTTTTACGCCAAGTGGCTTCCACATCGAGGCAATCGCAATAGCTATTTTTTTATGATTCTCACTGGTGTTGTATGTCAGTGTAAATTTGAGTGGATTATCTTCGTTGTACCCTGCATCTTCAAGTAGCGTTTTGGCTTTTGTTAAACGCTGAGCGCTGTCCAAAGCACTAAATTCGGATAAAGGCGCTGTGTAGTCAGGAATATTATTCGGTGTCACGCTGTAGGCTTCTGGTTCACCTTGCCCTGTTACCTTATCTACAAGTATCCCACGGTCAACGGCCATGCTTAGTGCTTGACGTACTCTGACATCATCAAATGGTGCCTGACGAGTGTTGAACGAGTAGACATACGAACCTAGCAAAGCTTGTGCTTTAATTTGCTCAGGGCTCTCTTTGACAAGTTTTTGGTAGTACTCAAGCTGTACGCGATTGGTCATATCAATCTCACCAGACTGATAACGAATAAGCTCAGCGTTTTGAGACGATAAACCTAGGTAGGTTACCTTATTGATAACCGTTGAATCGTTATCCCAATAGTTTGGGTTTCTCTTCACTTCGACGTATTCATTGGGAACCCATTTACTTAGAGTGTAAGCACCGTTGGTCGCAATGTTTTCCGCGCGAGTCCATTGTTCCCCTTTTTCTTCAACCAATTTAGTTGGGAGAGGGAAGAAGGTTTTGATGCTCATTAAACTCATGAAGTAGGGAGTTGGCTTTGAAAGTGAAATTTCAACAGTGCGCTCGTCGATTGCTTTGATTCCAAGCTCCGAAGGAACTTTGTCCCCAGCAAGAATCTCGCTGGCGTTGACGATATTTGCAGTTGAGAACACAAATCCGGTGTTGTTGCCCGTTTTGGGAGATACAGCGCGCTGCCAACCAAACACGAAGTCTGCTGCTGTCATCGGATCACCATTTGACCACTTTAGACCGTCTTTTAAAACGAATGTAACCGTTTTGCCACCGTTGCTGAATGTCCAACTTTCAGCTTGTCCTGGAATGATTTGTCCATCGCTGTTCTCGATCACGAAGCCTTCAAACATGTCATTGACGATGATGTCTCCGGGCATGCCTGAATTGACGAAACTAGGATCTAGTGTGTTGGGCTCTGCGCCGTTGCCACGCACAAAATGTTGTTCTTCAGCGAGTGAAGTGCCAGAGGGCACAGAAGCGGCAATCGCTGAAGTTGAAGAGATAGCGATCAGCGATGAGATAAGCAGAGGTAGCTTTGGTTGAGTCATTGTAATTCCTTTTACAACTTAAACAGTACTTAATGCATTAAACATGAGTCGGTCACAGGTTGCAACACAGCAATTGTGCATTAACGGAATTTGAAAGCGATGTGAACAAAACGAAAATGCCTGCGGAGTAACGCAGGCATTCTTAAATGGAACTTGTATGTAGGCAGCTTAATGTAGGGACTGACCTAACTTTGTTGAGGTAGCGGCGCTTCCAGCCTTGGTTTTCTTTTGATTTGTGCAAGGATCACGCCTGAAATTACCATCACACCACCAATGATGTGGAACTGGTTAATCTCTTCGCCAAGCCATGTCGCGGCCAATACAATCGCAACAACCGGAAGTAAATTCATGAACATCGCACTGGAATCAGCACCGATGGTGTCAATCGCTTTCACCCACATCCAAGGTGCTAATATCGAAGCGGCGACCGCGGCGTAAGCTATCAATGGAATTGCTTGTTGAGGTGGTAAAAGCTGTTCGCTAGTAAGCCAAAGTGGCATGAGCATCGCGACGGCAAATAGGCCCTGCATGTAAATCACAACCCAGCTACTGATTGGCATTTTCCAGCGTTTCAATAACACACAGTAAGAAGCATAAACAAAGGCTGCAATTAGCATGTAGCCATCGCCTTGAGTTAACTCCTGATGCATGAAGAACAAAGGATCGCCTTTACCTAACATCAGAGCTAAGCCTGATAGTGACAACACACCACCAACAATACTCAAACTAGAAATTGACTTGTGCAACAAAGGAACGCTTAGGAATACACTGATCAACGGGACCAAAGATGTGATCAATGCCATGTTGGAAGCGGTTGTGGTTAAGCCTGCGTAGTAACCTAGAGATTGGTTCAGCACCATACCCAAAAAGCCTAGGAACGCTAACTTAGATAGGTTTGGTTTAATGACAGCCCATTGTTTTATCACTGGACGAATGCAGAAAGGTGTGAGAATTAACATCGCAAAAAACCAGCGGTAAAAACTCATCGCGCTAGGTTCTATGGTACTTGCAGCAAGCTTGTTGACGATTGCATTGGCGCCCCAAATACAGACTGTAAAAAATGGTAAGAGATAATGCATGTGAATTCCGTCGCAAATGAGTTGATGCGGCTAGTTTGACAGGTCGTTATACTTACAAGTATCTTTAGAAAGACATCAGGCGCGATAGGAAGACAAGTTTGAAAAAACACTCAAGAAACCTTCACCCATCCTTATCAATTGACAAGGCACCATCCAACGTATTTATGAATTTCGAAGCGTTTCTTTCGAACACTGAAACTCGAGTTCATAGTCACCCATGGGGACAGGTTCAATTGATCAGTGGTGGAATTCTTGAAATGGAGGCTGAGGGAACTCGCTTTTTGGCGCCGCCACATCTTGCTATTTGGGTGCCTGCTGGAGTAAGGCACTGTAGTTATAACCGTAAACCTTTGGATTACTGTTCGCTAAACATCGCACCAGATCTGACGCAGCACCTGCCAGAAAAAACCAGTCTTATAAAGATCACGCCTATTGTGTCTTCGATCATCGATGACTTTCGCGAGCGTGGAATAAATGTTGCGGAAACAGAGCAAGATCAAAGACTCGTTCAGGTACTGCTTGACCAGCTTGCGCAGCGTGAGGTTGAGCATCACTTTTTGCCTTCAACCGACAATAAGTACCTAGCACCAATATTGGCTTCTGTTGAAGAAAATCCAACCGATGAGGTGACGTTGAAAGATTGGGCTGAGCGTGTCCATACCACGGAAAGAACTCTTTCTCGCCACTGCCAGACGGAGCTTGGAATGAGTTTTACAGAGTGGCGATTGCGAGTGCGCTACCTATATTCAATGGACTTGTTGAGAAACGGTCAATCGGTCAAAGAGGTCGCTCTTACATTAGGTTATAACCAAGCAAGCCCTTTTATCACTATGTTCAAACGTTACGCGAACCAAACGCCAGAACAGTATAAGAACCGTTTGTTGTAATTCGATCGGATTCCCAAAAGAACGGATGTTTTCGCTAGCTAGTGAGTAGATAGAGCATAAGTGAATAGACATACCGTCAGTAAATACGTGCTGTATGATCTTATGGGGGCGTGTCTAATAGTCTGTATATTGTGTTCTGTTGTTCAGTGACATCGTCATAGTGTCTATTCAATAGAGCGCTTGTATTACCTACCTTGAACAATATGTATGTTTCTCCGTCGACCTCGAACCAATTGAACGTGCCGTGCTGGTTATGCGTGGTCATTGTTTTGCTTATCTTCATGAGATATACATCAGTATCGCAAGACATGCCGACGCACATAAGCCAAAGAAAGAAAAGAAAAACCACGAGCCCAAGATTGTTTTCTCTTTTCTTACCTCTTCATTACTTTGCTGCCAGCCAAGTTCACGGATCTGAGCTTTTGTAAGATTTAAGTCTAGCTTCTCGATGTATCTATTGAGTTCATCATTATGTATCGAGCTAATCATGTTCTATTTCCTCTAACCATTTGGTTGACATTTTAGAGTAGCTCTATGTTTGATTAAATCAGATATTTTATAACAAGCGTTTAGATAAATAGAACATGGTGAATAACTAAAAGCCTCTGTTGTGGAGGCTCTATGCTGTAAGAGCTCAGTCTGTGCCTACATTGTTACGACCCGACTTAGTACCCAGTTAATTCCATATAGCCAGAGCCGGAATGGGAGCCTCTAATTATTATTGGCCCTTCCCAATAGGGAACCGACAGTGGCATTTTGGCACTTGGATTGAGTGCTGAGGCGGTCAATTCTATTTGTTGAGTTGGAATTGAAATTTGCCACTCTGTTGGATACTCACGGCCATCGATTTTAGTTTGCCTGATAGCGGTTAAGCTTATGTCTTGTTGCTTAATCGTAATGCCGGAACCATCTTGATTCATCAACCTTGCGTGGGAATAATTAGCCTTGCCTGTTGTTGAGTTTCGAAGTTGAAACACCACCAAGCTGGTTTCACCACTCAGTCTTAGCGCAAACCAGTCCCACCCTTGTTGCGAGTCGAGCAAAAACTGCGAGCTCCATTCTCTGTCTATCCATCCTTTACCGAAAACCTGATGTGTTACGCCATCAATGACTACCTCCCCCGATACATTAATGAATGGTTGGCTGTAATAATAAGAAGCCACTTTTCCGTCGCTGCTTTTGGTGCTGTAGCCTTGCTCGCCTTGTTTCTGATATGACGAGTTACTGGTGAGTATTAGTGAGTAACTAAATTGTTCTGAATTGGCATTCAATGTCGCAGGGAAGAGGTCATCGGTAGTCGATGTCCATTGCCAGTCATCGAGATAGACCCGAAATGGTGACGAGCCAACACCCGCAAGTTCGGTTTGGCCGCGAGACCACTTTTCATCGGCGTAGTGTTTGTCTTTGGTCGTGACAGCGCTGTGTGCCATGTAGATTTGCTGACTTTGCCATGCAGTTTCCTTCGTGCTATTGCCGTTTTCCTGTGGAGCAGTCGCGAAGCGAAATTGTGTCCACTGCACGCCCAACGCATTGCCTTCTTCATCAATTAAGTTTCCGGTTAAGTACCACCATTCATGACGAAAATCAGGATGAGCCTGATGATCGATTGGGAAGGTGATGTCGACACCTTTTACTACCGGTGAAAACTGCCCTTTCTCGATTGCTGTTTCATCGTCAGTTTGTGTTTCAGTACCGAGTATTGAGCCCATATTTTGAGTTGTTTGTTGTTTAGAGTCGTGTCCAGACTCTTCACATCCTAAAAGGAACAAGATGCTAAGTGTGAGAAAGAAAACTCTGATTGGTCGATTCATCACAACACCTCGCTCTGCAAGCTAGATACCACTGGTTTACTGACTAAGCGCCAGAGTGGGATTAGAGTTGCGATCACAGCGACTAAAATGGTGATGGCTGCGATGCTGAGTGCATCACTCCAACTCCATAGGTAGTTTAAGCTCCAACCAAAGGCGCGCAGGGTAACGATGTCCGTCAACACATAACCGATCATAGCGCCGAGCGGTATGGCGACAATTAAGGTAAAGGTAACTAATACGACAATCTGCCCGACCACCATCGTCATCAACTTTCGTTGACTAACACCGAGCGCATACAACCTTGCAATGGCGGCTTTGCGTGCATCGAGCAACATGAAGCACGCACAGAACAACCCGATGACGGCGACCATCAAGGTGACACCATTCAGTGCGCGTGTAATGGCGAAGGTTTGTGAAAAGATATCTAAAGCGAGGGATTTGATCTGTGCTTGATCGTAAAGCTGGCTAGGGTGAAGATTCAGCTGTTGGCGCAGTTGTTCGTGCACCACTTGTGGATCGCCAGAGACTTTGATTCCTAAGCTGGTGGGTAAGTCAGTAAAGCCGCTTTCGAGCCATAAATTAGGTGCAAGCAATACTTCGCCATTCGGTGAACCGTAATCATGAAAAATCGCCCCGACAACGAGTGTTTTGTCTTGGAGCCCATCAAGCTTGAGTGAGCTTTCTAGTGACAAGCCGAGCTTCACCGCTGTGGGCTCGCTGATCGCCACTAATTCACCTTGGTAAAAGCGCGTCCAGAATTCATCAACGTGGGATTGGAACACCATGGTTTGCTCAAGTGTGTCTTTGTCTTTGGTGCCGAGCAAAGTCGGTAAGCCCTGCAAGTTATCATCGACGTAGTATTGTTTGTAGACGGTTTCAACGTTCTCCGACTGCTCTAACGCACGCTCCACATTCGCGATTTCACCTTGGGCTGGGCTAACGTAAATATCAGCATGCAATCGTTGTTCAAGCCATTGCTTTAACGTGGATTCAAAGCTGCCGACTAAAGTATTCATCCCTATATTGGCGGTGACGGCGAGAAGTAATGCCATCATGGCAAGGGAGAGAGGGGAGATCAGTTCACGCAGCTCAGCAAACAGATACTGTATTAATCCCGACTTGGTGCGCTGCTCGCTCCAATTTGCTAACACGCTGAGCGTTTTGGGTAGATACAAGGGAATCGACACGACTAAAATGCCTAGCCACGCCATGGTGAAGCGGTGATGTTCGCTTAACCATAACCCTGCTAACGCGAGAGTGGTTAATACTGCCCCGATAACAAACAGCTGATTTTCGTTTGACGTTTCCGGCGCTTGATAGAAACCGCCATGGGAAGAGAGTGGTTGTCGCACTCGCTGTTTAAAGTGCTGCCAACACGCGACAAGCGTTGCGGCCAGCGTAAGCAGCAGTGCCTGCACTAACCATTGCCACTGCCATGTGCCGGGAAGCAGTGTTGCACCATAAAGTTGTTCAAGCGTTATCGCGACGGTTGGATGCAGCCAATGGCTGAGTTGCATGCCGAGAATGAAACCAAGCGACGCGCCCAATGTGACTAAAAGAGTCAGCTCGACTAACAGAGCTGAAAATACGATGCTTGGCGCAATCCCGGCTTGTTGAATTTGCACTAACAGTCGATTGCGTTTGAGCAAGCTGTACTTCACGCCGTTGTAAGCGATGAACAAACCAACCAAGAATGCCAGTAAGCTCATGGCAGTGAGGTTGAGGTGAAAGCTGTCGGTAATAGATCCGAGATCGGTACTTTGATTATTGGTGATCCATTGACCTTGTTCTGCGATGAGATTCTGCCAGTTATATTGTGGTTGGTTCTTGATATCAAAAACGGCGATGTAGCTCAGTTGACCTTGTTTGTTGAGTAACTGCTGAGCGAATCCAATATCTATCAGCATTCGGCTACCCAGCTGCCATTCATCAGGCAGCACGACCACTTGGGTAACGATGTCATCTAGAGTGAGCGTGTTTACTTCTCCCAAGCTTTGATGTTGCGACTGACTCATCATCACTATGGGGTCGCCAGCTAAGAGCTGAGGTAGGGGAAGTGCATTATCAAAAAGAGATATGTTGTGTTCGTTCTCTTCGGAGTAGCGAGCTCTTGAGGTGAGTGCGGCGATCAGCTCACTGCCTTGGATTGACCAACGACGTCCTTGATTGTCTCTCACACGCCCTTCAATCACAGGTAGTACTGCGCTGAGTCCGTTTTGTCTTAGCTTGAAGTAGAGGGATTCAGGTAAGTAGTTTTGTCCTGCTGGTGGAATGATTAGGTTCTGAGCCTGGGCGCTCAGTTGTTCGGTGGATTCTGCATAGCTGCGTTTGGCATTCAAGTTGATGGCTTGTACAGCGACAAACAAGGTGACCGCTAGCACAATACCAATCAAGATCGCCGCAGCTTGCAAAGGAGACTGGCGATAGTGTGCGGCGAATAGGTTCAGCGTAAGTTTGGTGTGCGTGATCTCTAAGCGAGCAGCCGTATTAGTAGAATTAGCCTTTGGCATGAGTCATCTCACTGGCTTGATTTTGGTCTACAGGCTTAAGATTTCCATTGTCCAAGACCAGTTGTCTCTGCATAAAGTCAGCGCATTCAAGGCTGTGTGTCACCAATAATACAGCGGTGTTGCCTTGTGTAGTGATTTCACTAAGTAATTTCATCACCTCCAACCCTGCTTTATTATCTAGGTTTCCTGTGGGCTCATCAGCAAGCAGAAGTTTAGGTTTGTGAGCCAATGCTCGAGCGATCGCTACTCTTTGTTGTTGCCCACCAGAGAGCGCTGATACATGCCTATTGAGCAGGTCGCTGATGCCTAATGTTTCCACTAAGTAATCACACCAGTCGCCCCATTTTTGTTGATTCAAATGCAACGGGAACGCGATGTTTTGTTTTACGTTGAGTGGGGTTAGCAAGTTAAATTGCTGAAAGATAACGCCCAGCTTTTGATGGCGGAAGCGGTTCCATTGTGGGTCTTTCCAAACCGACGTGTTGTCACCATCGAGCCACAACTCACCACCTGAAAGTGGATCAAAGCCTGCGATGAGATTGAGCAAAGTACTCTTTCCACTGCCACTCGCACCAGTCAAAGCCACACTAGCGCCCGTCGCTAAAGTGAAATCGACACTGTCCAACACGCTATGGGTGTCTTTACCATCAACAAAGCTTTTGCTGGCCTGTTTAAGTGTGACAATTGGGTTTTCCATTCCCTCTCCTTATAACTAAACAAACCATCAAAGGTGTCGCTTAGTGGCAATTACCGTCTCAATAAGCTCTATAGAACTTTAGACAACAATTTCAAAAAGATAGCGATTTACATCGAATTATTAATAACTTGTACTTCGAATGGCTGGAAATAGATTAATTAGAGGAAAAATATAGATGTT from Vibrio gigantis harbors:
- the malF gene encoding maltose ABC transporter permease MalF; its protein translation is MQSVQGTDAIPAPSSLPGSKSVFIKWGLLGSVGLINGYATILMYSRGELAFALLTVILTALALYIFGSKKTYAHRYIYPGIAGMILFILFPLAYTVGLAFTNYSAKNQLSLERTQTVLLDRTFQSGDSYPFTLYKTDDGHQIVVKDGDQLLATDVFSLDNMIVTEMDLSAIESAQGEKEKIKAIIQNRAAISGVDFNLPNGDDIRMSGLRKFASVAPLYTLQDDEETLINNETGEVLKPNMDVGFYQPVDANGEFTGNTISPGFVVSIGTHNFERVWKDDGIKEPFISIFIWTVIFSVCTVAFTLVIGLVLANIVQWEELKGRSIYRVLLILPYAVPAFISILIFKGLFNQSFGEINMVLENIFGLSPNWFSDPILAKTMVLIVNTWLGFPYMMILCMGLLKAIPDDLYEASAIDGANFLDNFKRITFPLMIKPLTPLLIAAFAFNFNNFVMIQLLTNGGPNMIGTSEPAGYTDLLVSYTYRIAFEGGGGQDFGLASAIATLIFLLVGALALLNLRFTKLSQD
- the malG gene encoding maltose ABC transporter permease MalG → MAMVQGKGLKYRVWATHAVLWCFLAMIIFPLLMIIAISFREGNFATGSLIPDNPSLEHWKLALGISVTNADGSVTPPPFPVLTWLWNSVKVAGVTSILIVALSTTSAYAFARMRFKGKETILKAMMIFQMFPAVLALVAIYALFDKLGQYIPFLGLNTHGGLIFSYLGGIALHVWTIKGYFETIDNSLEEAAALDGATPWQAFRLVLLPLSVPILAVVFILSFIATVGEVPVASILLTDVNSYTLAVGMQQYLYPQNYLWGDFAAAAVLSALPITIVFLLAQRWLVGGLTAGGVKG
- a CDS encoding acyl-CoA thioesterase; this encodes MSSNNSRQDGKRDVTLRFLAEPGDVNFGGKVHGGAAMKWIDLAAYACSAGWSGKYCITAYAGGIRFVAPIHVGNLVEVSAKVIYTGSSSMHIAIDVQASDPKELNNRLTTHCIVIMVAVDENGNPTKVPEWIPETPEDIELRDSAIRLMNMRKQIGEEMEAHVKYLK
- a CDS encoding peptide ABC transporter substrate-binding protein, with amino-acid sequence MTQPKLPLLISSLIAISSTSAIAASVPSGTSLAEEQHFVRGNGAEPNTLDPSFVNSGMPGDIIVNDMFEGFVIENSDGQIIPGQAESWTFSNGGKTVTFVLKDGLKWSNGDPMTAADFVFGWQRAVSPKTGNNTGFVFSTANIVNASEILAGDKVPSELGIKAIDERTVEISLSKPTPYFMSLMSIKTFFPLPTKLVEEKGEQWTRAENIATNGAYTLSKWVPNEYVEVKRNPNYWDNDSTVINKVTYLGLSSQNAELIRYQSGEIDMTNRVQLEYYQKLVKESPEQIKAQALLGSYVYSFNTRQAPFDDVRVRQALSMAVDRGILVDKVTGQGEPEAYSVTPNNIPDYTAPLSEFSALDSAQRLTKAKTLLEDAGYNEDNPLKFTLTYNTSENHKKIAIAIASMWKPLGVKVELQNMEWKAYVAAKGTGDYQLARSWAFGDYPEPSALLEAFTCDHTANESGFCNPDYDELLQQASKTEDQTNRFALYQHAESILNESAAVMPIHHYNHTRLVRNTLKGFPNNNPKGNIYAKDLYFIQQ
- a CDS encoding DMT family transporter, producing the protein MHYLLPFFTVCIWGANAIVNKLAASTIEPSAMSFYRWFFAMLILTPFCIRPVIKQWAVIKPNLSKLAFLGFLGMVLNQSLGYYAGLTTTASNMALITSLVPLISVFLSVPLLHKSISSLSIVGGVLSLSGLALMLGKGDPLFFMHQELTQGDGYMLIAAFVYASYCVLLKRWKMPISSWVVIYMQGLFAVAMLMPLWLTSEQLLPPQQAIPLIAYAAVAASILAPWMWVKAIDTIGADSSAMFMNLLPVVAIVLAATWLGEEINQFHIIGGVMVISGVILAQIKRKPRLEAPLPQQS
- a CDS encoding AraC family transcriptional regulator, producing MKKHSRNLHPSLSIDKAPSNVFMNFEAFLSNTETRVHSHPWGQVQLISGGILEMEAEGTRFLAPPHLAIWVPAGVRHCSYNRKPLDYCSLNIAPDLTQHLPEKTSLIKITPIVSSIIDDFRERGINVAETEQDQRLVQVLLDQLAQREVEHHFLPSTDNKYLAPILASVEENPTDEVTLKDWAERVHTTERTLSRHCQTELGMSFTEWRLRVRYLYSMDLLRNGQSVKEVALTLGYNQASPFITMFKRYANQTPEQYKNRLL
- a CDS encoding lipocalin-like domain-containing protein; its protein translation is MNRPIRVFFLTLSILFLLGCEESGHDSKQQTTQNMGSILGTETQTDDETAIEKGQFSPVVKGVDITFPIDHQAHPDFRHEWWYLTGNLIDEEGNALGVQWTQFRFATAPQENGNSTKETAWQSQQIYMAHSAVTTKDKHYADEKWSRGQTELAGVGSSPFRVYLDDWQWTSTTDDLFPATLNANSEQFSYSLILTSNSSYQKQGEQGYSTKSSDGKVASYYYSQPFINVSGEVVIDGVTHQVFGKGWIDREWSSQFLLDSQQGWDWFALRLSGETSLVVFQLRNSTTGKANYSHARLMNQDGSGITIKQQDISLTAIRQTKIDGREYPTEWQISIPTQQIELTASALNPSAKMPLSVPYWEGPIIIRGSHSGSGYMELTGY